One genomic region from Amaranthus tricolor cultivar Red isolate AtriRed21 chromosome 12, ASM2621246v1, whole genome shotgun sequence encodes:
- the LOC130828592 gene encoding uncharacterized protein LOC130828592 — protein sequence MTAEEKRAVDGPKMIFGEVSQPIQHPHSDPIVLTIKFGLMNVRRVLVDTGSTTDLITMDCLKQLKYCLEHLEKLERPLVEFGGSRVCPSGTIVLPVIFREKGNGRTLSVHFTVVDIPFPYNIIMDLPLINKVKAVISTHQLLIQYEKEDGKVGILYGDQKISRECQVNSLKMGAVGSERENESWKRKAE from the coding sequence ATGACCGCGGAAGAAAAACGAGCAGTTGACGGACCAAAGATGATATTTGGAGAAGTTAGCCAACCCATTCAGCATCCCCATTCCGACCCAATTGTACTTACAATCAAATTCGGCCTCATGAACGTTAGAAGGGTCCTAGTAGATACCGGCAGTACTACAGACTTGATAACCATGGACTGTTTGAAACAGCTCAAGTACTGCCTTGAACACTTAGAAAAGCTGGAGCGACCACTGGTCGAATTTGGAGGGAGCCGAGTGTGCCCATCTGGTACTATAGTCCTACCGGTCATATTCAGAGAAAAGGGAAATGGCCGAACCTTGTCGGTTCACTTCACTGTAGTCGACATTCCATTTCCCTACAACATCATCATGGATCTTCCCCTCATTAATAAAGTTAAAGCTGTCATATCCACACACCAATTGCTCATccaatatgaaaaagaagatggcAAAGTCGGAATCTTGTATGGGGATCAAAAGATCTCAAGAGAATGCCAGGTTAATTCACTCAAAATGGGGGCTGTGGGCAGTGAAAGGGAGAACGAAAGTTGGAAGAGAAAAGCAGAATAG
- the LOC130796754 gene encoding uncharacterized protein LOC130796754: MQQHLHTRKTNWGDLPLELLRSIAKNLKQFSDFCNFKSVCKKWYYSLSISALLPFSDYASHSSTLFSSSILLLHAHSSSSSSSPTPWMVSSVEIFKGNMQLLHPFFRTPFPNQINLDNFHFSVLAQSYHIAPSHNLNCASSLSTIDKVLVFSDHRVPSIDDCSIFVLHNGRLGGYPSSNQEDDPHWVDVSYHGVDEFDDIINFKGLIYAVDWQGKLYQMANDQISVQKTLVSFVISNAGAYNGWRKRLVGSTLDENLYLVVREMDKFKVYMLSNRGKMGVWIKVQSFADDKQVLFLSRVYGFFAKTSNFPGRQLGNCIVFSDDAFPIYSFRGWVYQMDVQSEEEIKIFQLGVRVIDGCSNFRPILSCSNFPIMLWSPPTLISQAPPGFRSPLDFERNYIGKDNMFPHRNSMGNEMRRDSHKASVEPERSVAARVQIDTGTPHVVQPVEKGVSVTPKFQGIDVHTDHLPILKKVWAKHGDVVKGINLHSSDFLATALSALAKLIHILETNTGKTLTDDRANYLTSTMSDLLSLGVNVEWLVPFVEKASALHQRKSLEAALVEFEKAKAKVEEMNRIFVGKMAEMSQRFHTGNRQPQDGVGMFASEIDPDKLVGEGLL, from the exons ATGCAGCAACACTTACACACTAGAAAAACAAACTGGGGAGACCTCCCTCTTGAGCTTCTCAGATCAATAGCCAAAAACCTCAAACAATTCTCAGATTTCTGCAACTTCAAATCTGTATGCAAGAAATGGTATTACTCTTTATCCATCTCTGCTCTCTTACCCTTTAGTGATTATGCATCCCATTCTTCAACTCTCTTTTCTTCTTCCATTTTACTCCTCCATGCCCATTCATCAAGCTCTAGCTCTTCCCCTACTCCATGGATGGTTAGCTCTGTCGAGATCTTCAAAGGTAACATGCAATTACTCCACCCTTTCTTTCGAACCCCATTtccaaatcaaattaatttagacAATTTTCACTTCTCTGTTTTGGCTCAGTCGTACCACATTGCACCTTCTCATAACCTCAATTGCGCATCATCTCTGTCTACCATCGACAAAGTGTTGGTTTTTTCCGACCATCGAGTTCCGTCCATCGATGATTGCTCaatctttgttttgcacaatgGTAGATTAGGCGGGTACCCTTCTTCTAATCAAGAAGATGATCCTCATTGGGTTGATGTTTCGTATCATGGGGTTGATGAATTCGATGATATTATCAATTTTAAAGGACTGATTTATGCAGTTGATTGGCAAGGTAAGCTTTATCAGATGGCAAATGATCAAATTTCTGTTCAAAAAACTCTAGTTTCTTTCGTAATCTCAAATGCAGGTGCGTATAATGGGTGGCGAAAACGGTTAGTTGGGTCAACATTAGATGAGAATCTGTATTTGGTTGTTAGAGAGATGGATAAGTTTAAAGTATACATGTTATCGAATCGTGGAAAAATGGGTGTATGGATTAAGGTTCAGAGTTTTGCTGATGATAAACAAGTGTTATTTTTGTCTAGAGTTTATGGGTTCTTTGCAAAAACTAGCAATTTCCCTGGTCGTCAACTTGGGAATTGTATTGTGTTCTCTGATGATGCTTTCCCGATCTATTCGTTTAGGGGTTGGGTGTATCAAATGGATGTCCAATCTGAAGAAGAAATTAAGATTTTTCAACTAGGAGTAAGAGTAATCGATGGTTGTAGTAATTTTCGACCTATTTTGTCATGTTCAAACTTTCCTATCATGCTATGGTCACCCCCAACGTTGATTTCCCAAGCTCCACCGGGTTTTCGATCGCCTCTTGATTTTGAAAG gaACTATATCGGCAAAGACAACATGTTTCCCCATAGAAATTCTATGGGCAACGAGATGCGACGTGATTCACATAAAGCATCAGTGGAACCAGAGAGATCGGTGGCTGCTAGAGTTCAGATAGATACCGGAACTCCTCATGTAGTTCAG CCTGTTGAAAAGGGAGTTTCTGTCACCCCAAAGTTCCAAGGGATAGATGTCCATACTGATCACCTTCCTATTTTGAAAAAAGTGTGGGCAAAGCATGGAGATGTTGTGAAAGGGATTAACTTACATAGTTCCGACTTTTTGGCCACTGCACTGAGTGCTTTAGCGAAACTAATACACATTCTTGAAACAAACACGGGAAAGACATTAACTGATGACCGAGCTAATTATCTGACTTCAACAATGTCGGATTTACTGTCGTTGGGTGTGAACGTAGAGTGGTTAGTTCCTTTTGTGGAGAAGGCTTCAGCTCTGCACCAAAGGAAGTCATTAGAGGCTGCACTGGTAGAGTTTGAGAAGGCTAAAGCTAAGGTTGAAGAGATGAACAGAATCTTTGTTGGGAAGATGGCTGAAATGTCGCAAAGATTTCATACAGGTAACAGGCAGCCTCAAGATGGTGTTGGCATGTTTGCAAGCGAGATCGACCCGGATAAATTGGTTGGTGAAGGGTTGTTGTGA